One Plasmodium relictum strain SGS1 genome assembly, chromosome: 2 genomic region harbors:
- the TRSP gene encoding thrombospondin-related sporozoite protein, putative, with protein MLINISMYFFLLYVIKSHFDSFFGYKNNPSVQSIESDILLYKCSNIKNRILEEDNPVCDEWSEWTNCSKTCDVGIKMRVKMDSKKEHSRECSKITETTLCKLKECSESDNQGNKYETKHYNEEKETKKKILRKYLLIFGIISFINILLLIICIIVSLKKKII; from the exons ATGTTGATAAATATCTCTatgtacttttttttattatatgtgATTAAATCACACTTTG ATTCTTTTTTTGGTTACAAGAATAATCCTTCGGTACAATCTATTGAATCAGACAT attattATACAAATGTtccaatataaaaaatagaatattaGAAGAAGATAATCCTGTTTGTGATGAATGGTCCGAATGGACAAATTGTTCAAAAACATGCGATGTTGGAATAAAAATGAGAGTCAAGATGGATAGCAAAAAAGAACATTCTAGAGAATGTTCCAAAATTACTGAAACTACTTTATGTAAGTTAAAAGAATGCTCTGAATCTGATAATCAAggaaataaatatgaaacaAAACATTacaatgaagaaaaagaaacaaagaaaaaaattttaagaaaatatcttttaatttttggtattatttcttttattaatatattattactaaTAATATGTATAATTGTCTcactaaagaaaaaaattatataa
- a CDS encoding StAR-related lipid transfer protein, putative — MILKKKKFIILILFHLFNVCFYCEEKKEFIKFFNADSSEFSKRKLFFKPFIGQNEIFSKLFLKNNSNYLLDDELKFSKNPIIINERNRINFGNIQLKKKSIFRIVKEYKDNIYSYVPIDEKKKKEFNSLEKINSYKNIRSRNIFKNDKQLESLQLKNKNKECDFSLKKENNNSNDINENKVPRFNEMINKEMVDNFKDICNKVYKKTFDLKNSFKVHNSSILTLYKNLLENKDKKYDLLGYGEMKDVSAYALNYSLNDIESIKKWNKNIKKLNYLNISKAMLLKKRNNAEMLNINKYIVNNENDLSNDKKNILYLVNSLPWPFKSHDVIYEAYQNYDEHQNMFIIVNKSINDIFNQNENFSRIKNYENFFCIYPKSKDFFEKGLDYVISLYYNASIPKIIQNNLFSHLFPSLIYNLYNYSQKETIKKKDISHEDKMKLLTPNDLKNCEKDNNKKREIKDKKYNEKLDIKSNYFNTKSFKFLFIDKVNSMWRAKKKFLKKLFFYLYHLF; from the coding sequence atgattttaaaaaaaaaaaaattcattatattaatacttttccatttatttaatgtatgtttttattgtgaagaaaaaaaagaatttataaaattctttaatGCAGATTCTTCAGAATtttcaaaaagaaaattattctttaaaCCATTTATAGgacaaaatgaaatttttagtaaattatttttaaaaaataattctaattatttattagatGATGAGctaaaattttctaaaaatcccataataataaatgaaagaaATAGGATAAATTTTGGTAAtatacaattaaaaaaaaaaagtatttttagaATTGTGAAAGAATATAAAGacaatatatattcttatgTTCCGATtgatgaaaagaaaaaaaaagaattcaatagtttagaaaaaataaattcttacaaaaatataaggTCTaggaatatatttaaaaatgataaacaACTAGAATCattacaattaaaaaataaaaataaagaatgtgatttttctttaaaaaaagaaaataataatagcaatgatattaatgaaaacaaGGTTCCTAGATTTAATGAAAtgataaataaagaaatggttgataattttaaagatattTGTAATAAGGTTTATAAAAAGACTTTTGATTTGAAAAATAGTTTTAAAGTTCACAATTCAAGTATTTtaactttatataaaaatcttttagaaaataaagataaaaaatatgactTACTTGGATATGGTGAAATGAAGGATGTATCTGCATATGCTTTAAATTATTCGTTAAATGATATTGAAAGTATTAAAAAGtggaataaaaatattaaaaaattaaattatttaaacatAAGTAAAGCTATgttgttaaaaaaaagaaataatgcAGAAATgctaaatattaataaatacataGTAAATAATGAGAATGATCTatcaaatgataaaaaaaatattctttatttggTGAATAGTCTACCTTGGCCATTTAAAAGTCATGATGTTATATATGAAGCTTACCAAAATTATGATGAACATCAAAACATGTTTATTATTGTAAATAAATCAAttaatgatatatttaaccaaaatgaaaatttttcaagaattaaaaattatgagaattttttttgcatatACCCAAAAAGTAAggatttttttgaaaaaggTTTAGATTAtgttatttcattatattacAATGCTAGCATACCcaaaattattcaaaataatttatttagtCATTTATTTCCTTCtctcatttataatttatataactaTTCGCAAAAAgaaactattaaaaaaaaagatattagtCATGAAGACAAAATGAAACTGTTAACAcctaatgatttaaaaaattgcgaaaaagataataataaaaaaagagaaataaaagataaaaaatataatgaaaaattagatataaaatctaattattttaatacaaaatcgttcaaatttttattcattgatAAAGTAAACTCCATGTGGAGagcaaagaaaaaatttttaaaaaaattatttttttatttgtatcatttattttga
- the PIEPS15 gene encoding parasite-infected erythrocyte surface protein, putative, with the protein MKTYIILYNLIVIVSIFLKRCINEGRSTSYLPLHSFKSPFTVNDLNNGWILNYSATSTNEYLVLIPNVYNRRGLFYHDKPILSDSLQIEFTFYMHKKQYKESLDDKYYQNDDIKQINYKTNIEEKNKINAFGLWILENEFSIKTSNENNELDEDEFILYGFKKGFNGVGIFFELKSNELIVSGLLNNGNNDINVNNSVVKNHNFDSLVFNNLITVKVVLHKNEINVSFFDAKRSEYIQSIFMKKQISKKNYIGFSAFNFKEDENIPLSNINKYEPTFVGIKEVSIFNNYTNEEDETNYDDSSNIKNIKDISTNELNNSANDILKELSPHKDQINQTEALKSLTKLFQKFMVYQINYEKKLLHSIDIMKERIQIMQSELKLIKKNCTNKSDDPKHIQKIFTTELSGLKNLFHSHTQHHKKNIEDITNKLTKKIDNNQELKMLAEKAEKLENIINKGNSTTYIFSIGFAGLIITTLILIYKKIRDVEKKHIL; encoded by the coding sequence atgaaaacttatataattttatataatttaattgtaATAGTtagcatttttttaaaaaggtGTATAAATGAAGGACGGAGTACAAGTTATTTGCCATTACATTCATTTAAATCTCCATTTACagtaaatgatttaaataatggatggattttaaattattcggCAACAAGTACAAATGAATATTTAGTGTTAATACCAAATGTGTACAACAGAAGAGGATTATTTTACCATGACAAACCAATTTTATCAGATAGTTTACAAATAGAATTTACATTTTATATGCataaaaaacaatataaaGAATCATTAGATGATAAATATTACCAAAATGATGATATAAAAcagataaattataaaacaaatattgaagagaaaaataaaattaatgctTTTGGCTTATGGATACTAGAAAATgaattttcaataaaaacaagtaatgaaaataatgaattagaTGAAGATGAATTTATCCTATATGGATTTAAAAAAGGATTCAATGGAGTTGGTATTTTTTTTGAGTTAAAAAGTAATGAATTGATTGTATCTGGTTTGTTAAACAATGGgaataatgatataaatgtaaataattcAGTTGTAAAAAATCACAATTTTGATTCAttagtttttaataatttaataactGTAAAAGTagttttacataaaaatgaaattaatgtTTCCTTTTTTGATGCAAAACGCTCAGAATATATACAAagtatatttatgaaaaaacaaatttctaaaaaaaactatattgGTTTTAGTGCTTTTAACTTTAAAGAAGATGAAAATATACCATTATcgaatataaataaatatgagcCCACGTTTGTAGGTATAAAAGAAGtatctatttttaataattatacaaatgaagaagatgaaaCAAATTATGATGATTCCTCGAATATtaagaatataaaagatatatctacgaatgaattaaataattcagctaatgatatattaaaagaattatctCCTCATAAGGATCAAATTAATCAAACAGAAGCTTTAAAATCTTTAAcaaaattatttcaaaaattcatggtatatcaaataaattatgaaaaaaaattattacataGTATTGATATAATGAAAGAAAGAATTCAAATTATGCAATCTGAAttaaaattgataaaaaaaaattgtacaAATAAATCAGATGATCCAAAacatattcaaaaaatatttacaacCGAATTAAGTGgtttgaaaaatttatttcacTCACATACACAAcatcataagaaaaatattgaaGACATTACCAACAaattaactaaaaaaatagataataaCCAAGAATTAAAAATGCTAGCTGAAAAAGcagaaaaattagaaaatataattaataaaggaAATAGTactacttatattttttcaatagGTTTTGCTGGTTTAATAATTACAActctaattttaatttataagaaaattaGAGATGTAGAGAAAAAACATattctataa